A genome region from Triticum aestivum cultivar Chinese Spring chromosome 2B, IWGSC CS RefSeq v2.1, whole genome shotgun sequence includes the following:
- the LOC123047657 gene encoding berberine bridge enzyme-like Cyn d 4 translates to MAKRFNLAAPLLLTLTFLFCSCSMISSSSQAASPAGFLQCLTKANISVFEQGEDLFNTQLDKYIRNPKFLANTTGRPLYVVMPANAHHVQIAVRCGSLNRVPLRVRSGGHDYEGLSYRSVDNEGFAMLDMSELRTVVVDNQTSTAWVESGATLGELYYAISKASNLLGFPAGVCLTVGVGGHFSGGGFGTLMRKHGLAVDNVIDAELVDANGTLLNKTTMGGDVFWAIRGGGGGSFGVVLRWQVRLVTVPATVSVFKVSVSNSQGAAVHAVTKWQKVAPALPDELYIRALVQSDMAVFRAVFLGTCDALLPLVMSRSDGIAELNLSRSNCKEMSWIESVAYVNNATVEDLTKRTTSEFDSSHGFKATTDYVRRAIRREVWAKIFYKQLRQPNAQVILVPYGGKMSNVPEDATPYPHRAGVQYSMQLYNYWPVDSADSGAMGTKWVRDMYAFMAPYVRSGSEPRGAYFNCRDLDLGPDWGPKYFKGNYERLTKAKAEIDPHNYFRNEQSIPLPKRAS, encoded by the coding sequence ATCTCTTCTTCTTCCCAAGCAGCGTCGCCCGCTGGCTTCCTCCAATGCCTCACGAAGGCTAACATCTCAGTGTTCGAGCAGGGCGAAGATTTGTTCAACACGCAGCTTGACAAATACATTAGGAACCCAAAGTTCCTCGCAAATACCACCGGGAGGCCGCTCTATGTCGTGATGCCGGCGAATGCTCACCACGTCCAGATCGCCGTGCGCTGCGGTAGCCTAAACAGGGTACCCCTCCGCGTGCGCAGTGGCGGGCACGACTATGAGGGCCTGTCGTACCGGTCCGTGGACAACGAGGGCTTCGCCATGCTCGACATGTCGGAGCTACGCACCGTGGTCGTCGACAACCAGACGTCGACGGCGTGGGTGGAGTCCGGCGCGACGCTCGGCGAGCTCTACTATGCCATATCGAAGGCGAGCAACCTTCTGGGGTTCCCGGCCGGCGTGTGCTTGACCGTCGGCGTCGGAGGCCATTTTAGCGGCGGTGGCTTTGGCACGCTGATGCGCAAGCACGGGCTAGCCGTCGATAACGTCATTGATGCCGAGTTAGTGGACGCCAATGGCACACTCCTGAACAAGACAACCATGGGGGGCGATGTCTTCTGGGCCATAAGAGGCGGCGGGGGCGGGAGCTTCGGTGTCGTGCTGAGGTGGCAGGTGAGGCTCGTGACCGTCCCGGCGACGGTGTCGGTGTTCAAGGTCTCGGTGTCCAACAGCCAGGGCGCCGCCGTGCACGCGGTCACCAAGTGGCAGAAGGTCGCGCCGGCCCTGCCGGACGAGCTGTACATCAGGGCGCTTGTCCAGAGCGACATGGCCGTCTTCCGAGCAGTGTTCCTCGGCACGTGCGACGCGCTCCTGCCTCTGGTGATGAGCAGGAGCGATGGCATCGCGGAGCTGAATTTGAGCCGCTCCAACTGCAAGGAGATGAGCTGGATCGAGTCCGTGGCCTACGTCAACAACGCGACCGTGGAGGACCTCACGAAGCGGACCACCTCTGAGTTCGACTCCAGCCATGGCTTCAAGGCGACGACGGACTACGTCCGGCGCGCCATTCGCCGGGAGGTGTGGGCTAAGATCTTCTACAAGCAGCTCAGGCAGCCCAACGCGCAGGTCATCTTGGTCCCATACGGCGGGAAGATGAGCAACGTGCCAGAGGACGCGACGCCGTACCCGCACCGCGCCGGCGTGCAGTACAGCATGCAGTTGTACAACTACTGGCCGGTGGATTCGGCAGACAGCGGAGCCAtggggacgaagtgggtgagggaCATGTACGCGTTCATGGCGCCGTACGTGAGGTCCGGATCCGAGCCAAGGGGAGCCTACTTCAACTGCAGGGACCTGGATCTCGGCCCCGACTGGGGGCCGAAATACTTCAAGGGTAACTACGAGAGGCTCACCAAGGCCAAGGCTGAGATCGACCCCCACAATTACTTCCGCAATGAGCAAAGCATCCCCCTGCCAAAACGAGCATCTTAA